The Paracoccus sediminicola genome has a segment encoding these proteins:
- the tsf gene encoding translation elongation factor Ts, whose amino-acid sequence MAITAQMVKELRETTGAGMMDAKKALTENDGNMDAAVDWLRTKGLAKAAKKADRVAAEGLVAVAVEGGKGVAVEVNSETDFVAKNEEFQNMVRGIAETALKVDSVDALRDAELNGKTVNEVVTDAVAKIGEKMELRRMDKVEGDSVVSYVHNAAAPNMGKIGVLVALKGENAEIGKQIAMHIAATNPASLSEKDLDPALVEREKSVLTEQARESGKPENIIENMIKGRMKKFFEEVTLLGQKFVINPDITVGEAAKEAGVEILSFVRMGVGEGIEKKEEDFAAEVAKTLGGN is encoded by the coding sequence ATGGCGATTACCGCTCAGATGGTGAAGGAACTGCGCGAGACCACCGGCGCAGGGATGATGGACGCCAAGAAGGCGCTGACCGAGAATGACGGCAACATGGATGCCGCAGTGGACTGGCTGCGCACCAAGGGTCTGGCAAAGGCGGCCAAGAAGGCCGACCGCGTCGCTGCCGAGGGTCTCGTTGCCGTTGCCGTCGAGGGTGGCAAGGGTGTTGCCGTCGAGGTGAACTCGGAAACCGATTTCGTCGCCAAGAACGAAGAATTCCAGAATATGGTGCGCGGCATTGCCGAGACCGCCTTGAAGGTCGATTCCGTCGACGCGCTGCGTGATGCCGAACTGAACGGCAAGACCGTGAACGAGGTCGTCACCGATGCTGTCGCCAAGATTGGCGAAAAGATGGAACTGCGCCGCATGGACAAGGTCGAGGGCGACAGCGTCGTCTCCTACGTCCACAATGCTGCCGCGCCGAATATGGGCAAGATCGGCGTGCTGGTCGCGCTGAAGGGCGAAAACGCCGAGATCGGCAAGCAGATCGCCATGCATATCGCCGCGACCAACCCGGCCTCGCTTTCCGAGAAGGATCTGGACCCGGCCCTGGTCGAGCGTGAGAAATCCGTCCTGACCGAGCAGGCCCGCGAATCCGGCAAGCCCGAAAACATCATCGAGAACATGATCAAGGGCCGGATGAAGAAATTCTTCGAGGAGGTCACGCTTCTCGGCCAGAAATTCGTCATAAACCCCGACATCACTGTTGGCGAAGCCGCGAAAGAGGCCGGGGTCGAGATCCTGTCCTTCGTGCGCATGGGCGTCGGTGAAGGCATCGAGAAGAAAGAAGAGGATTTCGCGGCCGAGGTCGCCAAGACCCTCGGCGGCAACTGA
- the araD1 gene encoding AraD1 family protein — MHLSQLKLPDGSRAVACREGDAAHIVPGAKTSRDLALAAIAAGRSLAAEVTQRGQGDAVDLHTALSEGRILLPVDHPDPAHLHLTGTGLTHLGSAATRDAMHQKEQTAEDLTDSMKMFRMGLEGGKPQPGEIGAQPEWFYKGNGFAAVAPGAALRSPGFALDAGEEPEIAGIYLIADDGLPFRMGFALGNEFSDHVTERGNYLWLAHSKLRPASFGPELLIGELPDHVEGHSRLYRDGATIWEKPFLSGEANMSHSLANLEHHHFKYDQFRQPGDVHVHFFGTATLSFADGVSTRPGDEFEIACPAFGLPLRNVLTQQNHDPAPVAVATL; from the coding sequence ATGCATCTCTCGCAACTGAAGCTGCCGGATGGCAGCCGTGCGGTGGCGTGCCGCGAGGGCGACGCAGCCCATATCGTCCCCGGTGCCAAGACCAGCCGTGATCTGGCCCTCGCCGCCATCGCCGCGGGACGCAGCCTCGCCGCCGAGGTGACGCAGCGCGGGCAGGGCGACGCGGTCGACCTTCACACCGCGCTGTCCGAGGGGCGGATCCTGCTGCCGGTCGATCATCCCGATCCGGCGCATCTGCATCTGACCGGCACCGGCCTGACCCATCTGGGCTCGGCCGCGACGCGCGATGCGATGCACCAGAAGGAGCAGACAGCCGAGGATCTTACCGACTCGATGAAGATGTTCCGCATGGGGCTGGAGGGCGGCAAGCCGCAACCCGGTGAGATCGGTGCGCAACCCGAATGGTTCTATAAGGGAAACGGCTTCGCAGCGGTGGCGCCGGGTGCGGCGCTTCGCTCGCCCGGCTTCGCGCTCGATGCGGGAGAAGAGCCGGAGATCGCCGGGATCTATCTCATCGCCGATGATGGGCTTCCGTTCCGCATGGGCTTCGCGCTCGGCAATGAATTCTCGGATCATGTGACCGAGCGGGGCAATTATCTCTGGCTCGCCCATTCCAAGCTGCGGCCGGCCAGTTTCGGCCCCGAGCTGCTGATCGGCGAGCTGCCGGACCACGTCGAGGGCCACAGCCGCCTGTATCGCGATGGCGCGACGATCTGGGAAAAGCCGTTCCTGTCGGGCGAGGCGAACATGTCTCACAGCCTCGCCAATCTGGAACATCATCACTTCAAATACGACCAGTTCCGCCAGCCCGGGGACGTGCATGTGCATTTCTTCGGCACCGCGACGCTGTCCTTCGCCGACGGCGTGTCCACCCGGCCCGGCGACGAGTTCGAGATCGCCTGTCCCGCCTTCGGCCTGCCGCTGCGCAACGTGTTGACCCAGCAAAACCACGATCCGGCTCCGGTCGCGGTCGCAACACTCTGA
- a CDS encoding chemotaxis protein CheW, with amino-acid sequence MTDTAHLTHDEDLELLSFRIGEQEYCVDIMSVREIRGWTKATPLPYSPPHVKGVINLRGTVLPVVDLSARLGMDAIEPVERNVIVVVSIGDEMAGLLVDAVSDILTAPREDMQSPPDIGADPSSRCVESLLLVEGKLIRVLDLSVVLPRDTRDAA; translated from the coding sequence ATGACCGACACAGCGCATCTCACCCATGATGAGGATCTCGAGCTTCTCTCCTTCCGCATCGGCGAACAGGAATATTGCGTCGACATCATGTCCGTCCGCGAGATCCGCGGCTGGACCAAGGCGACGCCGCTGCCCTATTCTCCACCCCATGTCAAAGGCGTCATCAATCTCCGCGGCACCGTGCTGCCGGTGGTGGATCTGTCGGCGCGGCTGGGAATGGACGCAATCGAGCCGGTCGAGCGCAACGTCATCGTCGTGGTCAGCATCGGCGACGAGATGGCCGGGCTTCTGGTCGACGCGGTCTCTGATATTCTGACCGCCCCGCGCGAAGACATGCAGAGCCCGCCCGATATCGGCGCCGACCCGTCGTCGCGCTGCGTGGAATCCTTGCTTCTCGTCGAAGGCAAGCTGATCCGCGTCCTGGATCTTTCGGTGGTTCTGCCGCGCGACACCCGGGACGCGGCATGA
- the araD gene encoding L-arabinonate dehydratase codes for MSFTPAKWPRKLRSQEWFGGTSRDTIYHRGWLKNQGYPHDLFDGRPVIGILNTWSDLTPCNGHLRELAEKVKAGVWEAGGFPVEVPVFSASENTFRPTAMMFRNLAALSIEEQIRGQPIDGAVLLVGCDKTTPSLLMAAASTDIPSIVVTGGPMLNGYFRGERVGSGTHLWKFSEAVKAGEMTQGEFLEAEQSMSRSSGSCNTMGTASTMASMAEALGMALSGNAAIPAVDSRRRVMAQLSGRRIVQMVKDDLKPSDILTKQAFENAIRTNGAIGGSTNAVIHLLALAGRVGLDLNLDDWDRCGRDVATIVNLMPSGKYLMEEFFYAGGLPVVLKRLGEGGQLHRDALTVSGTTIWDEVRDVVNHNEDVILPLDKALTAQGGIAVLRGNLAPKGAVLKPSAASPHLLTHRGRAVVFEDIDDYKARIGDDALDIDENCVMVLKNCGPKGYPGMSEVGNMGLPPKLLKKGITDMVRISDARMSGTAYGTVVLHTSPEAAAGGPLAVVRDGDMIELDVPNRRLHLEISEAELDARLAEWQPSHEQAESGYAWLHQQHVMGADTGADLDFLQGCRGNPVGRDSH; via the coding sequence ATGAGCTTTACCCCGGCGAAATGGCCCCGCAAGCTGCGTTCTCAGGAATGGTTCGGCGGCACCTCGCGCGACACGATCTATCACCGCGGCTGGCTGAAGAATCAGGGCTATCCGCATGACCTTTTCGACGGCCGCCCGGTGATCGGGATCCTGAACACATGGTCGGACCTGACGCCCTGCAACGGCCATCTGCGCGAACTGGCCGAAAAGGTGAAGGCGGGCGTTTGGGAGGCAGGGGGATTTCCCGTCGAAGTGCCGGTCTTTTCGGCGTCGGAAAACACTTTCCGCCCGACCGCGATGATGTTCCGCAACCTCGCCGCCCTGTCGATCGAGGAACAGATCCGCGGCCAGCCCATCGACGGGGCGGTTCTGCTGGTCGGCTGCGACAAGACCACGCCCAGCCTGCTGATGGCTGCGGCCTCGACCGATATTCCCTCCATCGTGGTCACCGGCGGGCCGATGCTGAACGGCTATTTCCGCGGAGAGCGTGTCGGCTCGGGCACGCATCTCTGGAAATTCTCCGAGGCGGTGAAGGCCGGCGAGATGACGCAGGGCGAGTTTCTGGAGGCCGAACAATCCATGAGCCGTTCCTCGGGCAGCTGCAACACCATGGGCACGGCCAGCACGATGGCCTCGATGGCCGAGGCGCTTGGCATGGCGCTGTCCGGCAATGCCGCGATTCCCGCCGTGGACAGCCGACGGCGTGTCATGGCGCAGCTTTCGGGGCGGCGCATCGTTCAGATGGTGAAAGACGATCTGAAGCCCTCGGATATCCTCACCAAACAGGCTTTCGAAAACGCCATCCGCACCAACGGCGCGATCGGCGGTTCGACCAACGCCGTGATTCATCTGCTGGCGCTTGCCGGGCGGGTCGGTCTGGATCTCAATCTGGATGATTGGGACCGCTGCGGGCGCGACGTGGCGACCATCGTGAACCTGATGCCGTCGGGCAAGTATCTCATGGAGGAGTTCTTCTATGCCGGCGGCCTGCCCGTCGTGCTGAAACGTCTGGGCGAGGGCGGGCAGCTGCATCGCGACGCGCTGACGGTCAGCGGCACGACAATATGGGACGAGGTCCGCGACGTCGTGAATCACAACGAGGATGTGATCCTGCCGCTTGACAAGGCGCTGACCGCGCAAGGCGGCATCGCCGTGCTGCGCGGCAATCTGGCGCCGAAGGGCGCGGTCCTGAAACCCTCGGCCGCCTCGCCGCATCTGCTCACCCATCGCGGGCGTGCGGTGGTTTTCGAGGATATCGACGACTACAAGGCGCGGATCGGCGACGACGCGCTCGACATCGACGAAAACTGCGTGATGGTTCTGAAGAATTGCGGTCCAAAAGGGTATCCCGGCATGTCCGAGGTCGGCAATATGGGCCTGCCGCCGAAGCTGCTGAAGAAGGGGATCACCGACATGGTGCGGATTTCGGATGCGCGCATGTCCGGGACCGCCTATGGCACGGTGGTGCTGCATACATCGCCCGAGGCGGCGGCGGGAGGTCCGCTGGCGGTCGTCCGCGATGGCGACATGATCGAGCTGGACGTGCCGAACCGGCGTCTGCATCTCGAGATTTCCGAGGCCGAGCTTGACGCGCGGCTGGCCGAGTGGCAGCCCAGCCACGAGCAGGCTGAAAGCGGCTATGCCTGGCTGCATCAGCAGCATGTGATGGGTGCCGATACCGGCGCCGATCTGGATTTTCTTCAGGGATGCCGGGGCAATCCGGTGGGACGGGACAGCCATTGA
- a CDS encoding CheR family methyltransferase: MNHPAFSSVSWSMNDQEFEQLRKTIYAYSGIVIGPEKRSMIRARLQKRLATLKLTSMAEYLRLVGGVAGSAEREHFISSLTTNVTSFFREKHHFSMLTDRILPGVTPAQPQGAKTLIWSAGCSSGQEPYSIALSILDRRPELAERTRILASDIDSCILSKARSGRYRRSDLTAVPPEMQARYFRPVHEPAASEEIELAAPVRSMVEFRQVNLNSAWPVAQGFSVIFCRNVAIYFDQDTQRSLWLKFHASLRPGGWLLIGHSERVPAEMHHLLRPSGITAYQKPN, encoded by the coding sequence ATGAATCACCCTGCCTTCTCCTCCGTCAGCTGGTCGATGAACGACCAGGAATTCGAGCAGTTACGGAAAACCATCTATGCGTATTCCGGGATCGTGATCGGGCCGGAGAAGCGCAGCATGATCCGCGCCCGTCTCCAGAAGCGTCTCGCAACACTGAAGCTGACGTCTATGGCAGAGTATCTCCGGCTGGTCGGCGGGGTCGCCGGCAGCGCCGAGCGAGAGCATTTCATTTCATCGCTGACCACCAATGTGACCAGCTTTTTCCGCGAGAAGCATCACTTCTCGATGCTGACAGACCGGATCCTGCCCGGGGTGACGCCCGCACAGCCGCAAGGCGCGAAAACCCTGATCTGGTCGGCAGGTTGCAGCAGCGGTCAGGAACCCTATTCCATCGCGCTGAGCATTCTCGACCGCCGTCCAGAGCTGGCCGAGCGGACGCGTATCCTGGCCTCCGACATCGACAGCTGCATCCTGTCCAAGGCGCGCAGCGGCCGCTATCGCCGCAGCGACCTGACAGCCGTCCCGCCCGAAATGCAGGCCCGCTATTTCCGCCCGGTGCATGAACCGGCGGCATCCGAAGAGATTGAACTGGCCGCACCCGTCCGCTCGATGGTGGAGTTTCGGCAGGTCAATCTGAACTCGGCCTGGCCGGTCGCGCAGGGATTCAGCGTCATCTTCTGCCGCAACGTCGCAATCTATTTCGATCAGGACACGCAGAGATCGCTCTGGCTGAAATTTCACGCATCGCTGAGGCCCGGCGGCTGGCTGCTGATCGGTCATTCCGAGCGTGTGCCAGCCGAGATGCATCACCTGCTGCGCCCAAGCGGGATCACCGCCTATCAGAAACCGAACTGA
- a CDS encoding response regulator, translating to MSLKILAVDDSRTMRDMLRISLTGAGMNVTTANDGVHGLEVLEAFQPDAIISDVNMPRLDGFGFIEAVRKIDHLRATPILMLTTESAPELKARARNAGATGWIVKPFDPQKLVSSLKMVTG from the coding sequence ATGAGTTTGAAGATTCTCGCGGTGGATGACAGCCGCACCATGCGCGACATGCTGCGCATCTCGCTGACCGGGGCCGGCATGAACGTGACCACCGCCAATGACGGCGTGCATGGGCTCGAGGTGCTCGAGGCGTTTCAGCCCGATGCGATCATTTCGGACGTGAACATGCCGCGGCTCGACGGGTTCGGCTTTATCGAGGCCGTGCGCAAGATCGACCATCTTCGCGCCACTCCGATCCTGATGCTGACCACCGAAAGCGCGCCGGAACTGAAGGCAAGGGCCCGCAATGCAGGTGCAACCGGCTGGATCGTCAAGCCATTCGATCCGCAAAAGCTGGTCAGCTCGCTCAAGATGGTCACAGGCTGA
- a CDS encoding Gfo/Idh/MocA family protein — translation MKLALVGIGKIARDQHVPALAGSPDWELAATVSRSGKVEKVQDFLRIEDMLQARPDIETVSLCLPPVPRFAAAEAAIRAGRHVMLEKPPGATLSEVHELKRLAERQGVSLFATWHSRMAEAVAPAKSHLSGQRILGGRITWREDVRKWHPGQEWIFNAGGMGVFDPGINALSILTEILPDPVHLAWAELDFPKNRQAPIAARLAFSSNIEADFDFRQEGPQTWDMEFETGTGTLALRMGGNVLEIDGARVGGADSIMGEYPALYARMAGLVRDGASDVDLSPMVLAADAFTLGRRNSVEPFEF, via the coding sequence ATGAAACTCGCACTCGTCGGAATCGGCAAGATTGCACGCGATCAGCATGTGCCGGCCCTCGCCGGCAGCCCTGACTGGGAACTGGCCGCGACCGTCTCTCGCAGTGGCAAGGTCGAGAAGGTGCAGGATTTTCTCCGCATCGAGGATATGTTGCAGGCGCGGCCCGATATCGAGACGGTGAGCCTCTGCCTGCCGCCGGTGCCGCGCTTTGCCGCCGCCGAGGCCGCGATCAGGGCAGGGCGGCATGTCATGCTGGAAAAGCCGCCGGGCGCGACGCTCTCTGAAGTGCATGAGCTGAAACGCCTCGCCGAACGGCAGGGGGTGAGTCTGTTCGCGACCTGGCACAGCCGCATGGCCGAAGCGGTCGCGCCCGCGAAATCGCACCTGTCCGGGCAGCGTATCCTTGGCGGTCGGATCACCTGGCGCGAGGATGTGCGCAAATGGCATCCCGGGCAGGAGTGGATCTTCAATGCCGGCGGGATGGGCGTGTTCGATCCGGGCATCAATGCGCTCTCGATCCTGACCGAAATTTTGCCGGACCCGGTCCATCTCGCATGGGCCGAGCTGGATTTCCCCAAGAACCGCCAGGCTCCCATCGCTGCGCGGCTGGCCTTCAGCAGCAACATCGAGGCGGATTTCGATTTCCGTCAGGAGGGGCCGCAGACCTGGGACATGGAGTTCGAGACAGGGACAGGCACGCTCGCGCTGCGCATGGGCGGCAACGTGCTGGAAATCGACGGTGCGCGCGTTGGCGGCGCGGACAGCATCATGGGCGAGTATCCCGCGCTCTATGCCCGCATGGCCGGGCTGGTGCGCGACGGCGCGTCCGATGTGGATCTGTCGCCGATGGTGCTGGCCGCCGACGCCTTCACCCTCGGCCGCCGCAACAGCGTAGAGCCTTTTGAGTTCTGA
- a CDS encoding STAS domain-containing protein, producing MTDALTLPERLDLTAAKPLARDLAAMTGAIRLDASGVTHLGGLCLQVLLGAARGCRASGRGFSITDRSPDFDAALALFGVDLELLAEEAG from the coding sequence ATGACAGATGCCCTGACCCTTCCCGAAAGACTGGATCTGACCGCAGCAAAACCCCTGGCGCGCGACCTCGCCGCAATGACCGGCGCGATCCGGCTCGACGCCTCTGGCGTGACGCATCTGGGGGGGCTTTGCCTGCAAGTGCTGCTTGGCGCGGCGCGGGGCTGCCGGGCCTCTGGCCGCGGCTTCTCGATCACCGACAGATCGCCCGATTTCGATGCCGCGCTGGCGCTGTTCGGCGTCGACCTGGAACTGCTCGCTGAGGAGGCAGGCTGA
- a CDS encoding chemotaxis protein CheA has protein sequence MSNDPMAEIRASFFVECEELLESLQDSLNLMDEGAHDAETINVVFRAVHSIKGGAGAFGLDALVAFAHRYETVLDELRADRITLTAEAMKLFFQAADMLQDQVRAASEGDDEPPGAEEVLTALEALLGEDGLPVEEEVDFTPAGLTLDFGAPSAGEDATPMAMQDDTIGADATDEACWAVSFTPAAGLYQSGNETLLLLRSLAELGRCETRCIVPDPLPAPCEDTAETPLLSWHVILRGDVTEADIGQVFDFVSDVCTLEITQATPSRDALGSSFLMMNANSSDPASPAKPEPAPGPTLSLVAEKPVPDEARASAPAADTRRPAEMPSGPPAKPAAKAAKANAAAEPGATVRVDLEKIDRLVNLVGELVINQAMLAQSVEEAGVGHHTDVMSGLESFMTLTRDIQESVMMIRAQPVKPLFQRMGRIVREASSSVGKEVRLKTEGDYTEVDKTVIERLSDPLTHMIRNAVDHGLETPEKRRAAGKPSEGVILLSASHRAGRVLIEIEDDGAGIDRDKVRDIAIGKGLIPADAQLTDTEIDNLLFLPGFSTASQISALSGRGVGMDVVKSAITALGGRISITSTPGQGTKFSISLPLTLAVLDGMVVQAAGQTLVVPLSAIVETAKLENSNIQRLASSGEMMQIRGEFVPLFDLGRQLGFRNGRDGAKSGIILLTSQDDGKRAALIVDAIMEQRQVVIKGLGQSYGNIPGVAAATILGDGQIALILDPADLTHPGNRLPVNELKAAG, from the coding sequence ATGTCCAATGACCCGATGGCGGAGATCCGCGCCTCTTTCTTCGTCGAATGCGAAGAGTTGCTGGAAAGCCTTCAGGATTCGCTGAACCTCATGGATGAGGGCGCGCATGACGCGGAAACCATCAATGTGGTGTTTCGCGCGGTGCATTCGATCAAGGGCGGTGCCGGGGCCTTCGGGCTGGATGCGCTCGTGGCCTTCGCGCATCGCTACGAGACCGTCCTGGATGAGCTTCGTGCGGACCGGATCACGCTGACGGCCGAGGCGATGAAGCTCTTTTTCCAGGCCGCCGACATGTTGCAGGATCAGGTTCGCGCGGCCAGCGAAGGCGACGACGAACCGCCAGGCGCCGAGGAGGTGCTGACCGCGCTGGAAGCGCTTCTGGGCGAAGACGGCCTGCCCGTTGAAGAAGAGGTCGATTTCACACCGGCTGGGCTCACCCTCGATTTCGGCGCTCCGAGCGCGGGCGAGGACGCCACGCCGATGGCCATGCAGGACGACACCATTGGCGCCGACGCCACCGACGAGGCGTGCTGGGCCGTATCATTCACCCCGGCAGCGGGGCTCTATCAAAGCGGCAACGAAACATTGCTGCTCCTGCGCAGCCTCGCCGAGTTGGGCCGCTGCGAAACCCGCTGCATCGTGCCCGACCCGCTGCCTGCCCCGTGCGAAGACACCGCCGAAACGCCTCTCCTGTCGTGGCACGTGATCCTGCGCGGCGATGTGACCGAGGCCGATATCGGACAGGTATTCGATTTCGTCTCCGACGTTTGCACATTGGAAATCACCCAGGCGACGCCCTCACGTGACGCGCTCGGCAGCAGTTTCCTGATGATGAACGCCAATTCATCCGATCCCGCGTCGCCTGCAAAGCCTGAGCCCGCACCGGGCCCGACGCTCAGCCTCGTCGCCGAAAAGCCTGTCCCGGACGAGGCCAGAGCTTCTGCGCCTGCGGCCGATACCCGGCGCCCGGCAGAAATGCCATCGGGTCCCCCGGCAAAGCCGGCCGCCAAAGCCGCGAAAGCCAACGCCGCGGCCGAGCCGGGGGCGACGGTCCGGGTGGATCTGGAAAAAATCGACCGGCTGGTCAATCTCGTCGGCGAGCTGGTCATCAACCAGGCGATGCTCGCGCAGAGCGTGGAAGAGGCCGGTGTCGGCCATCACACCGACGTCATGAGCGGGCTGGAGTCCTTCATGACGCTGACCCGCGACATCCAGGAAAGCGTGATGATGATCCGCGCCCAGCCGGTCAAGCCACTGTTCCAGCGGATGGGCCGCATCGTGCGCGAGGCCTCCTCCAGCGTTGGCAAGGAGGTCAGGCTCAAGACCGAGGGCGACTATACCGAGGTTGACAAGACGGTGATCGAGCGTCTTTCGGACCCGCTGACACATATGATCCGCAACGCGGTTGATCACGGGCTGGAAACGCCCGAGAAACGTCGTGCCGCCGGCAAGCCCTCCGAGGGGGTGATCCTGCTTTCCGCGAGCCATCGCGCCGGTCGCGTGCTGATCGAGATCGAGGATGACGGCGCCGGCATCGACCGCGACAAGGTCCGCGATATCGCCATAGGAAAGGGGCTGATCCCGGCAGACGCGCAGCTGACCGACACAGAAATCGACAATCTGCTGTTTCTGCCCGGCTTCTCGACGGCGTCCCAGATCTCGGCCCTGTCGGGACGCGGCGTCGGGATGGATGTGGTGAAAAGTGCAATCACCGCCCTGGGAGGCCGGATTTCGATCACCAGCACTCCCGGTCAGGGCACGAAGTTTTCCATCTCGCTTCCGCTGACACTCGCCGTTCTCGACGGCATGGTCGTGCAGGCTGCCGGCCAGACACTGGTCGTCCCGCTCTCTGCCATTGTCGAGACCGCAAAGCTGGAAAACAGCAATATCCAGCGCCTGGCTTCGTCCGGCGAGATGATGCAGATCCGCGGCGAATTCGTGCCGCTCTTCGATCTGGGCCGCCAGCTCGGCTTCCGAAACGGGCGCGACGGCGCAAAATCGGGGATCATCCTGCTGACCTCACAGGATGACGGCAAGCGCGCCGCGCTGATCGTCGACGCCATCATGGAGCAGCGCCAGGTCGTCATCAAGGGCCTCGGGCAGAGCTATGGCAACATCCCCGGCGTCGCTGCGGCAACCATCCTCGGCGACGGGCAGATCGCGCTGATTCTCGATCCCGCGGATCTCACCCATCCCGGCAACCGACTTCCAGTCAACGAACTCAAGGCAGCAGGGTAA
- a CDS encoding response regulator, with protein sequence MSLKDQIHILVVDDMSTSRGLIVQALETMGIANIHHAASGPEALDLIAKKPAHLVLSDYNMPGMDGIELLRHLRGNPKTKGVGFILITGKADKEIVDSGKALGMNNFIKKPFGAPDLKACLEAVVGRL encoded by the coding sequence ATGAGCCTCAAAGATCAGATCCATATCCTCGTCGTCGACGACATGTCGACCAGCCGAGGTCTCATCGTGCAGGCGCTCGAGACGATGGGCATTGCGAATATCCATCATGCGGCAAGCGGGCCGGAGGCGCTCGACCTCATCGCGAAGAAGCCAGCGCATCTGGTGCTGTCCGATTACAACATGCCCGGCATGGACGGGATCGAGCTGCTGCGCCATCTGCGTGGAAATCCCAAGACGAAGGGGGTCGGATTCATCCTGATCACCGGCAAGGCGGACAAGGAAATCGTGGATAGCGGCAAGGCTCTGGGGATGAATAATTTCATCAAGAAGCCTTTCGGCGCGCCGGATCTGAAAGCCTGTCTCGAAGCCGTGGTCGGTCGCCTATGA
- the rpsB gene encoding 30S ribosomal protein S2 produces the protein MDMALPEFSMRQLLEAGVHYGHQTQRWNPRMSEYIYGDRNGIHIVDLTQTVPMLDQALNAVRETVAKGGRVLFVGTKRQAQKPIADAAEKSAQFYMNHRWLGGTLTNWKTVSQSINRLKQIDETMSQGAEGLTKKERLQLEREQAKLQASLGGIREMGGLPDLLFVIDVNKEDLAIAEAKKLGIPVVAVVDTNCSPEGVDYIIPGNDDAARAIALYCDLASRAALDGMSAQMGAAGVDLGALSEAPAEEVAESEETVSAESDA, from the coding sequence ATGGACATGGCGCTTCCCGAATTTTCCATGCGTCAGCTGCTCGAAGCTGGCGTTCACTACGGTCACCAGACTCAGCGGTGGAACCCGCGGATGTCGGAATATATCTATGGCGACCGCAACGGCATCCATATCGTCGATCTGACCCAGACCGTCCCGATGCTGGACCAGGCGCTGAACGCCGTGCGCGAGACCGTGGCCAAGGGCGGCCGTGTGCTGTTCGTCGGCACCAAGCGTCAGGCGCAGAAGCCGATCGCGGATGCGGCTGAAAAATCGGCGCAATTCTACATGAATCACCGCTGGCTCGGCGGCACGCTGACCAACTGGAAGACCGTGTCGCAGTCGATCAACCGTCTCAAGCAGATTGACGAGACGATGTCGCAGGGCGCCGAGGGCCTGACCAAGAAAGAGCGTCTCCAGCTTGAGCGCGAGCAGGCCAAGCTGCAAGCCTCGCTGGGCGGCATCCGCGAGATGGGCGGCCTGCCGGACCTGCTTTTCGTGATCGACGTCAACAAGGAAGACCTGGCCATCGCCGAGGCGAAGAAGCTGGGCATCCCGGTCGTTGCGGTCGTCGATACGAACTGCTCGCCCGAGGGGGTGGATTACATCATCCCCGGCAATGACGACGCGGCCCGCGCCATCGCGCTTTACTGCGATCTGGCCAGCCGGGCGGCACTGGACGGCATGTCGGCGCAGATGGGCGCTGCGGGCGTCGATCTTGGCGCGCTCTCCGAAGCTCCGGCCGAGGAAGTCGCCGAGAGCGAAGAGACCGTCTCCGCCGAATCCGACGCCTGA